In the Sporichthyaceae bacterium genome, one interval contains:
- a CDS encoding DivIVA domain-containing protein has protein sequence MPLTPEDVRNKQFTTVRLREGYDEDEVDAFLDEVETELRRLIRENDELRAKLAAATKAAAAAPASTTAPVPVVEEKKAESVAEEKKAEPEAEPAKAVAEPPAPAPAPAEATISSGADSAARVLALAQQTADQAIAEARSEANKIVGDARSKAESIEREARNKAEALERDAQDKHRSIIGVLETQRNALEAQLDQLRQFEREYRSRLKSFLEGQLRQLDSSQESENLSNGPRAAAGTGSRAAAGAPRQPMRGFLIDEDES, from the coding sequence ATGCCGCTGACCCCCGAGGACGTGCGGAACAAGCAGTTCACGACCGTCCGTCTGCGCGAGGGCTACGACGAGGACGAGGTTGACGCCTTCCTCGACGAGGTCGAGACCGAGCTGCGCCGACTCATCCGTGAGAACGACGAACTGCGCGCCAAGCTCGCTGCTGCAACCAAGGCTGCCGCCGCGGCTCCGGCTTCCACGACTGCACCTGTGCCCGTGGTGGAGGAGAAGAAGGCCGAGTCGGTCGCGGAGGAGAAGAAGGCCGAGCCCGAGGCCGAGCCGGCCAAGGCGGTTGCCGAGCCGCCCGCCCCGGCCCCCGCTCCCGCCGAGGCGACCATCAGCAGTGGCGCAGACAGCGCCGCCCGTGTCCTGGCGCTGGCCCAGCAGACCGCCGACCAGGCGATCGCCGAGGCCCGCAGCGAGGCCAACAAGATCGTCGGAGACGCCCGCTCCAAGGCCGAGTCGATCGAGCGCGAGGCCCGTAACAAGGCCGAGGCGCTGGAGCGCGACGCCCAGGACAAGCACCGTTCGATCATCGGTGTGCTCGAGACCCAGCGGAACGCCCTCGAGGCCCAGCTCGACCAGCTGCGCCAGTTCGAGCGCGAGTACCGCAGCCGGCTCAAGTCCTTCCTCGAGGGCCAGCTGCGTCAGCTCGACTCGTCCCAGGAGAGCGAGAACCTCTCCAACGGGCCGCGGGCCGCGGCAGGCACCGGGAGCCGCGCTGCCGCCGGCGCCCCGCGCCAGCCGATGCGCGGGTTCCTGATCGACGAGGACGAGAGCTAA
- the ileS gene encoding isoleucine--tRNA ligase, translating into MYRHVPPQVDLPALEHEVLAFWAAQDVFNRSLEATAEGAAWTFYEGPPTANGMPGTHHVEARVFKDVFPRFKTMKGFHVHRKAGWDCHGLPVELAVEKELGFSGKGEIEAYGVAEFNAKCRASVVRHVGAFAEMTERMGYWVDLSTAYWTMDSAYVQSVWWSLAKIFDDGRLVQDHRVAPYCPRCGTTLSDHELAQGYETVVDPSVYVRFPVTSGPHAGAADLLVWTTTPWTLVSNTAVAVRPDVTYCLVDAGSGTPVVLAEPLVEAVLGEDTKTLARFPGSEMEGWHYSRPFELVAFPPEVDAHYVVTADYVTTDDGTGLVHQAPAFGAEDLEVCRRYGLPVVNPIRPDGHFAEDVALVGGVFFKTADTALVADLAARGLLFRHLPYEHPYPHCWRCHTPLVYYAQPSWYIRTTAIKDALLAENERTNWYPETIKWGRYGDWLNNNVDWALSRNRYWGTPLPIWRCEENHLVAVPSLERLGELAGRDLSALDPHRPYIDEVTLPCATCGGTAFRVPEVIDAWYDSGAMPFAQWGYPHSGAGLEGRYPAQFICEAIDQTRGWFYTLMTVGTLVFDRSSYENVLCLGHILAEDGRKMSKHLGNILEPLPLMEAHGADALRWFMACSGSPWSARRIGHTALSDIVRKTLLTYWNTVAFQSLYARTAGYEPTVDVAPARPDRSALDRWALSEAHRLVAGVDAALEDFDTQKAGRLIATYVDDLSNWYVRRSRRRFWTGDVSALATLHECLQLVTLVMAPITPFITERVWRDLFASDGEQTDARSVPTGAAAESVHLASWPEADAAAIDDDLATQMSLVRRLVELGRAARADSGVKTRQPLGRALVGAQGWARLSEELRDQIAEELNVMRLESLAEAGGQLVDYSAKANFRTLGKRFGKRTPLVAVAIAAADAAELAAALRAGDTPRVVVEGEALEVSSEEVIVTETPREGWAVAREGETVALDLTITPELRRAGLAREAIRAIQETRKSSGLEVSDRIALSWHATDVEAATAIREHGELIATEVLATSITELPAPGDQAVDPDLGLTLRLAKA; encoded by the coding sequence GTGTACCGCCACGTCCCCCCGCAGGTCGACCTCCCCGCCCTGGAGCATGAGGTACTCGCGTTCTGGGCTGCGCAGGACGTCTTCAACCGTTCGCTGGAGGCCACCGCCGAGGGCGCGGCGTGGACCTTCTACGAGGGCCCGCCCACCGCCAACGGAATGCCCGGCACCCACCACGTCGAGGCCCGGGTCTTCAAGGACGTCTTCCCGCGGTTCAAGACCATGAAGGGCTTCCACGTCCACCGGAAGGCCGGCTGGGACTGCCACGGCCTGCCCGTCGAGCTGGCCGTGGAGAAGGAGCTGGGCTTCTCCGGCAAGGGCGAGATCGAGGCCTACGGGGTCGCGGAGTTCAACGCGAAGTGCCGCGCCTCGGTGGTCCGCCACGTGGGCGCGTTCGCCGAGATGACCGAGCGGATGGGCTACTGGGTCGACCTGTCCACCGCCTACTGGACGATGGACAGCGCCTACGTCCAGAGCGTCTGGTGGTCGCTGGCCAAGATCTTCGACGACGGCCGACTGGTGCAGGACCACCGTGTCGCGCCGTACTGCCCGCGCTGCGGGACCACGCTGTCCGACCACGAGCTGGCCCAGGGCTACGAGACCGTCGTGGACCCCTCGGTCTACGTCCGGTTCCCGGTTACCTCAGGCCCGCACGCAGGGGCCGCGGACCTGCTGGTGTGGACGACCACCCCGTGGACGCTGGTCTCCAACACCGCCGTCGCGGTCCGTCCCGACGTCACGTACTGCCTGGTCGACGCCGGTTCGGGAACCCCGGTCGTACTCGCCGAACCGCTGGTCGAGGCGGTGCTCGGCGAGGACACCAAGACGCTGGCCCGTTTCCCGGGATCGGAGATGGAGGGCTGGCACTACAGCCGGCCGTTCGAGCTGGTGGCGTTCCCGCCGGAGGTCGACGCCCACTACGTGGTGACCGCCGACTACGTCACCACCGACGACGGCACCGGCCTGGTCCACCAGGCCCCCGCGTTCGGCGCCGAGGACCTCGAGGTGTGCCGCCGGTACGGCCTGCCGGTGGTCAATCCGATCCGCCCCGACGGCCACTTCGCCGAGGACGTCGCACTGGTCGGCGGGGTGTTCTTCAAGACCGCCGACACAGCGTTGGTCGCCGATCTGGCGGCCCGCGGCCTGCTGTTCCGGCACCTGCCGTACGAGCACCCGTACCCGCACTGCTGGCGGTGTCACACACCGCTCGTCTACTACGCCCAGCCGTCCTGGTACATCCGCACGACCGCGATCAAGGACGCCCTGCTCGCCGAGAACGAGCGCACCAACTGGTACCCCGAGACGATCAAGTGGGGCCGCTACGGCGACTGGCTGAACAACAACGTCGACTGGGCGTTGTCGCGCAACCGGTACTGGGGCACGCCGCTGCCGATCTGGCGGTGCGAGGAGAACCACCTGGTGGCGGTGCCGTCGCTGGAGCGGCTGGGCGAGCTGGCCGGGCGCGACCTGTCCGCCCTGGACCCGCACCGGCCGTACATCGACGAGGTCACGCTGCCGTGTGCGACCTGCGGCGGGACGGCGTTCCGCGTCCCGGAGGTCATCGACGCCTGGTACGACTCCGGGGCGATGCCGTTCGCGCAGTGGGGCTACCCGCACTCCGGGGCGGGGCTCGAGGGCCGCTACCCGGCCCAGTTCATCTGCGAGGCCATCGACCAGACCCGCGGCTGGTTCTACACGCTGATGACCGTCGGCACCCTGGTCTTCGACCGATCCTCGTACGAGAACGTGCTGTGTCTGGGCCACATCCTGGCCGAGGACGGCCGCAAGATGTCCAAGCACCTGGGCAACATCCTCGAGCCGCTGCCGCTCATGGAGGCGCACGGCGCCGACGCGCTGCGGTGGTTCATGGCCTGCTCCGGCTCGCCCTGGTCGGCCCGCCGGATCGGCCACACCGCGCTGTCGGACATCGTCCGCAAGACGCTGCTCACCTACTGGAACACCGTCGCGTTCCAGTCGCTGTACGCCCGGACCGCCGGGTACGAACCGACCGTCGATGTCGCCCCGGCCCGCCCGGACCGGTCCGCGCTGGACCGCTGGGCGTTGTCCGAGGCGCATCGGCTCGTCGCCGGAGTGGACGCGGCGCTGGAGGACTTCGACACCCAGAAGGCCGGACGGCTGATCGCGACCTACGTCGACGACCTGTCCAACTGGTACGTCCGACGGTCCCGGCGGCGGTTCTGGACCGGCGACGTCTCGGCGCTGGCGACCCTGCACGAGTGCCTGCAACTGGTCACGCTGGTCATGGCCCCGATCACCCCGTTCATCACGGAGCGTGTCTGGCGAGATCTGTTTGCGAGCGATGGCGAGCAAACCGATGCACGCAGCGTCCCGACCGGCGCCGCGGCCGAGTCCGTGCATCTGGCTTCCTGGCCCGAGGCCGACGCGGCGGCGATCGACGACGACCTGGCCACCCAGATGTCGCTGGTGCGCCGGCTGGTCGAGCTGGGCCGAGCCGCTCGGGCGGACAGCGGGGTGAAGACCCGGCAGCCGCTGGGGCGTGCGCTGGTCGGTGCGCAGGGCTGGGCCCGCCTGTCCGAGGAGCTTCGCGACCAGATCGCCGAGGAACTGAACGTCATGCGGTTGGAGTCGCTGGCCGAGGCCGGTGGACAGTTGGTCGACTACAGCGCCAAGGCGAACTTTCGGACGCTGGGAAAGCGGTTCGGCAAGCGGACGCCGCTGGTCGCCGTGGCGATCGCCGCTGCCGACGCCGCCGAACTGGCGGCCGCACTGCGCGCCGGGGACACGCCGAGGGTCGTCGTCGAGGGCGAGGCGCTCGAGGTGAGCTCGGAGGAGGTCATCGTCACCGAGACGCCCCGTGAGGGTTGGGCGGTGGCCCGCGAGGGCGAGACCGTTGCCCTCGACCTGACGATCACGCCGGAGTTGCGTCGAGCCGGCCTGGCCCGCGAGGCCATCCGAGCGATCCAGGAGACCCGCAAGTCCTCCGGGTTGGAGGTCTCCGACCGGATCGCGCTGTCCTGGCACGCCACCGACGTCGAGGCCGCCACGGCGATCCGGGAGCACGGCGAGCTGATCGCCACCGAGGTCCTGGCCACCTCGATCACCGAGCTGCCCGCGCCCGGCGACCAGGCCGTCGACCCGGACCTCGGCCTGACCCTGCGCCTGGCCAAGGCCTGA
- a CDS encoding TraR/DksA C4-type zinc finger protein, producing MVSSGERATTRSAAAKAGRPAPARATRASESTPAKSAAPARKTATGKSAAAKPAAKAAVRPAAARTAPSKAIAKKAAPTKPAPVKAAPAKAVAKKAAPAKAAPAKAAPAKAVAKKPAPVKAAPARAVAKKAAPVKAAPAKKAAPVKAAPAKKAAPAKAAPAKAAPAKAIAKKAAPTKAAPIKAAAKPAAKAAPAKSTTRAAAPTKAAPVRTAPTRPAATKAASAKTPVQAVAAKQSGAAAAAPPSTPVPTATRAPAAAPPEPVKVPLAKWSRGEIQAVREELLADVERLQTEIDLARHERESLLVDYGDGAGEDQADAGSKTFEREHEMSLANNAMDMLQQDERALARLADGTYGACESCGAPIGKERLQAFPRATLCMACKQREERR from the coding sequence ATGGTCAGCAGCGGCGAACGGGCTACCACCCGAAGCGCGGCAGCCAAGGCAGGCCGTCCTGCCCCAGCGCGCGCCACCCGGGCGAGTGAGTCCACGCCGGCCAAATCGGCGGCTCCCGCGCGCAAGACCGCGACCGGTAAGTCGGCTGCAGCGAAGCCTGCCGCCAAGGCCGCCGTCCGACCAGCGGCCGCCCGGACCGCCCCGAGCAAGGCCATCGCCAAGAAGGCGGCGCCCACCAAGCCGGCACCGGTGAAGGCTGCGCCGGCGAAGGCGGTGGCGAAGAAGGCGGCTCCGGCGAAGGCTGCTCCGGCGAAGGCGGCGCCGGCGAAGGCCGTCGCGAAGAAGCCGGCCCCCGTCAAGGCTGCCCCGGCGCGGGCCGTGGCGAAGAAGGCTGCTCCGGTGAAGGCTGCCCCCGCGAAGAAGGCGGCGCCGGTGAAGGCTGCCCCCGCGAAGAAGGCGGCACCGGCGAAGGCTGCTCCGGCGAAGGCCGCGCCCGCGAAGGCGATCGCCAAGAAGGCTGCGCCGACCAAGGCTGCGCCGATCAAGGCTGCGGCCAAGCCTGCCGCCAAGGCGGCGCCCGCGAAGTCGACCACCCGCGCGGCTGCCCCCACCAAGGCGGCTCCGGTCAGGACCGCCCCGACCAGGCCCGCAGCAACCAAGGCCGCCTCGGCCAAGACCCCGGTTCAGGCGGTCGCGGCGAAGCAGTCGGGCGCGGCTGCGGCCGCGCCGCCGAGCACGCCAGTCCCGACGGCCACGCGCGCGCCCGCCGCGGCGCCCCCGGAACCCGTCAAGGTCCCGCTGGCAAAGTGGTCGCGGGGCGAGATCCAGGCGGTGCGCGAGGAGCTGCTGGCCGACGTCGAGCGGCTGCAGACCGAGATAGACCTGGCCCGGCACGAGCGTGAGTCACTGCTCGTCGACTACGGCGACGGCGCCGGTGAGGACCAGGCCGACGCAGGTAGCAAGACCTTCGAGCGCGAGCACGAGATGTCCCTGGCGAACAACGCCATGGACATGCTCCAGCAGGACGAGCGGGCCCTGGCCCGGCTGGCCGACGGCACGTACGGCGCCTGCGAGTCCTGCGGAGCGCCGATCGGCAAGGAGCGGCTCCAGGCATTCCCGCGGGCAACCCTGTGCATGGCGTGCAAGCAACGCGAGGAGCGGCGCTGA
- a CDS encoding signal peptidase II, with translation MTDAALSRETAPRPADSPRLSLVAPLAAARMPRIVVLLWVALLAYLCDVVTKFLVVASLSEDSPLPIRHTGLSLRLIRNPGAAFGLDLGSTVLFTLVTAAVIGAVLRVARRLGSLPWAVALGLLLGGSLGNLTDRLSRSPGPLRGRVVDWIDLPGWPIFNLADASICLAGILIVVLALRNVPISGRRRRR, from the coding sequence ATGACGGACGCCGCGCTGAGCCGGGAAACCGCGCCGCGCCCCGCCGATTCGCCGCGGTTGAGCCTGGTGGCGCCGCTGGCTGCTGCACGCATGCCGCGGATCGTGGTCCTGCTCTGGGTCGCGTTGCTCGCCTACCTGTGCGACGTGGTCACCAAGTTCTTGGTGGTGGCCTCGCTCAGCGAGGACAGCCCGCTTCCCATCCGTCACACCGGCCTCAGCCTGCGCTTGATTCGCAACCCCGGCGCTGCCTTCGGCCTCGACCTCGGCTCCACGGTGCTGTTCACGCTGGTGACAGCCGCGGTGATCGGCGCCGTGCTGCGGGTCGCCCGCCGGCTCGGCAGCCTGCCCTGGGCGGTCGCGCTCGGGCTGCTGCTCGGCGGCTCGCTGGGCAACCTGACCGACCGACTGTCCCGCTCGCCCGGTCCGCTGCGCGGCCGGGTCGTCGACTGGATCGACCTCCCGGGGTGGCCGATCTTCAACCTGGCCGACGCCTCCATCTGCCTGGCCGGGATCCTCATTGTCGTGCTGGCCCTGCGCAACGTGCCGATCTCCGGTCGTCGCCGGCGACGCTGA
- a CDS encoding RluA family pseudouridine synthase, with protein MGEGENRAMPVPDGLAGVRVDVALARLFGLSRSVAADLAASGQVQLDGVELAKSDRLRAGAWLEVTLPAPRREVVDVVAERVEGMVIVHDDEHLVVVDKPVGVAAHPSPGWTGPTVIGGLAAAGYRVSTSGAAERQGVVHRLDVGTSGLMVVAKSERAYTLLKRAFKERTVEKVYHALVQGYPDPSRGTVDAPIGRHPKQDWRWAVISEEAGGKPSVTHYETLEAFRHASLLRIKLETGRTHQIRVHMAALRHPCVGDTTYGADPTLSARLGLERQWLHAAHLGFEHPDTGEWMSFDSTYPADLAHALEIVAQG; from the coding sequence GTGGGCGAGGGGGAGAACCGGGCCATGCCGGTGCCGGACGGTCTTGCCGGCGTTCGGGTCGACGTCGCCCTGGCGCGCCTGTTCGGGTTGAGCCGATCCGTGGCCGCCGATCTCGCCGCCTCCGGCCAGGTGCAGTTGGACGGGGTCGAACTGGCCAAGTCCGACCGGCTGCGGGCCGGGGCCTGGCTGGAGGTGACCCTGCCCGCGCCGCGCCGCGAGGTCGTCGACGTGGTCGCCGAGCGCGTCGAGGGGATGGTGATCGTCCACGACGACGAGCACCTGGTCGTGGTCGACAAGCCGGTCGGCGTGGCCGCGCACCCCAGCCCGGGTTGGACGGGCCCGACGGTGATCGGGGGGCTGGCCGCGGCCGGTTACCGGGTTTCCACCAGCGGCGCCGCCGAACGGCAGGGCGTCGTGCACCGACTGGACGTCGGGACCAGCGGGCTGATGGTCGTCGCGAAGTCCGAACGCGCCTACACACTGCTGAAGCGGGCGTTCAAGGAACGCACGGTCGAGAAGGTCTACCACGCCCTGGTCCAGGGCTATCCCGACCCGAGCCGGGGCACCGTGGACGCCCCGATCGGCCGCCACCCCAAGCAAGACTGGCGGTGGGCGGTGATCTCGGAGGAGGCGGGCGGCAAGCCCAGCGTCACCCACTACGAGACGCTCGAGGCCTTCCGGCACGCCAGCCTGCTGCGCATCAAGCTGGAGACCGGCCGGACGCACCAGATCCGGGTGCACATGGCCGCGCTGCGCCACCCGTGCGTAGGCGACACGACCTACGGTGCCGACCCGACGCTGTCCGCGCGGCTGGGACTGGAACGGCAGTGGCTGCACGCTGCGCACCTGGGCTTCGAGCACCCCGACACAGGGGAGTGGATGAGCTTCGATAGCACCTACCCGGCCGACCTGGCGCACGCGTTGGAGATCGTCGCGCAAGGTTGA
- the dnaE gene encoding DNA polymerase III subunit alpha has product MSTPSGNGRNDSFVHLHVHTEYSMLDGAARLDDLFAGCERMGMPALAMTDHGNVFGAYDFVKKADAAGIKPIVGMEAYLTPGTDRRDRTRVRWADGGEDDVSGSGSYTHMTLLATNTESMHNLFRLSSRASLEGFFYKPRADRELLEKYGRGLIATTGCPSGEIQTWLRIGNYEKARQSAGEFRDIFGVENFFCELMDHGIGIEKRAHDGLMRLAKDLNLPLVATNDLHYAAAEDAAAHEVLLCVQSGKTLADPNRFKFDAQDFYLKSPAEMRALWQDQYGLREACDNTLLIAERCQMSFAARNLMPRFPVPAGETEESWLRKEVERGLAARFDGQVPQTHVDQAAYEVDMIIKMGFPGYFLVTADLVQYAKDNGIRVGPGRGSAAGALIAYAMGITELDPLAHGLIFERFLNPERISMPDIDLDFDERRRADMIRYATATYGEEYVAQIITYGTIKAKAAIKDASRVLGYPFAMGDRITKTMPPAVMGKDIPLSGIFDPDHKRYGEAGEFRSLYESDPDVRKVVDTAKGLEGLKRQWGVHAAGVILSAEPLLDVIPIQRREQDGAIITQFDMGACESLGLLKMDFLGLRNLTVLDDCLFNIALNGGERLVLEKLELTDRKAYELLARGDTLGVFQLDGGPMRSLLRSMVPDSFEDISAVLALYRPGPMGANAHNDYADRKNGRKPVVPIHPELAEPLAEILGDTYGLIVYQEQVMAIAQKLAGYSLGAADLLRRAMGKKKKEILDKEYIPFSGGMRANGYSEAAIKTLWDILVPFSDYAFNKAHTAGYGLVSYWTAYLKANYPAEYMAGLLTSVRDDKDKSALYLNECRRMGIKVLPPDVNSSDANFTPRGTDILFGLSAIRNVGANVVAGIVEARTKEGRFTDFQDFLRKVPAGVCNKKTIESLVKGGAFDSLNHSRRGLMLVHERAIDAIIDVKRNEAIGQDSLFGAFDDSSNADTVDTTFDVSIPEAEWEKAALLAYEREMLGLYVSDHPLLGIEAVLAAVADCPIASLTEAEDRADGSMIVVAGLVTGLQRKLTKQGNAWAIATVEDLGGAIECMFFPAVHSQVGQLLAEDTVVAVKGRLDRREDVPRIVAAELSLPDVSRTASGPVSVRLPAVRCTPPLVERLREVLASHPGTVEVHLHLEASARTTVMRLGNGPRVTPSPALMGDLKALLGSSCLG; this is encoded by the coding sequence GTGAGTACCCCGTCCGGGAACGGTCGCAACGACTCGTTCGTGCACCTGCACGTGCACACCGAGTACTCGATGCTCGACGGCGCGGCCCGGCTCGACGACTTGTTCGCCGGGTGCGAGCGCATGGGGATGCCCGCGCTGGCCATGACCGACCACGGCAACGTGTTCGGCGCGTACGACTTCGTGAAGAAGGCCGACGCGGCGGGGATCAAACCGATCGTCGGCATGGAGGCCTACCTGACCCCGGGCACGGACCGGCGCGATCGCACCCGCGTGCGCTGGGCCGACGGTGGCGAGGACGACGTCTCCGGGTCGGGTTCCTACACGCACATGACTTTGCTGGCGACCAACACCGAGAGCATGCACAACCTGTTCCGGTTGTCCTCGCGGGCCAGCCTGGAGGGGTTCTTCTACAAGCCCCGGGCCGACCGGGAACTGCTGGAGAAGTACGGCCGCGGCCTGATCGCGACCACCGGATGCCCGTCCGGTGAGATCCAGACCTGGCTGCGCATCGGCAACTACGAGAAGGCACGGCAGAGCGCCGGGGAGTTCCGCGACATCTTCGGCGTGGAGAACTTCTTCTGCGAGCTGATGGACCACGGCATCGGCATCGAGAAGCGGGCCCACGACGGCCTCATGCGGCTGGCCAAGGACCTGAACCTGCCGTTGGTGGCGACGAACGACCTGCACTACGCCGCCGCGGAGGACGCTGCCGCGCACGAGGTGCTGCTGTGCGTGCAGTCCGGCAAGACGCTGGCCGACCCGAACCGCTTCAAGTTCGACGCGCAGGACTTCTACCTCAAGAGCCCGGCCGAGATGCGGGCATTGTGGCAGGACCAGTACGGCCTGCGCGAGGCGTGCGACAACACCCTGCTGATCGCCGAACGCTGTCAGATGTCCTTCGCCGCAAGGAATCTGATGCCCCGTTTCCCCGTGCCCGCCGGGGAGACCGAGGAGTCCTGGCTGCGCAAGGAGGTCGAGCGCGGGCTGGCGGCCCGCTTCGACGGCCAGGTTCCCCAGACCCACGTCGATCAGGCGGCCTACGAGGTCGACATGATCATCAAGATGGGGTTCCCGGGGTACTTCCTGGTCACCGCGGATCTCGTGCAGTACGCCAAGGACAACGGGATTCGGGTCGGGCCGGGCCGTGGTTCGGCGGCCGGTGCACTGATCGCGTACGCCATGGGCATCACCGAGTTGGACCCGCTGGCGCACGGCCTGATCTTCGAGCGATTCCTCAACCCGGAACGCATCTCGATGCCCGACATCGACCTGGACTTCGACGAGCGTCGACGGGCCGACATGATCCGTTACGCCACCGCGACCTATGGCGAGGAATACGTCGCGCAGATCATCACCTACGGCACGATCAAGGCCAAGGCCGCGATCAAGGACGCCTCCCGGGTGCTCGGATACCCGTTCGCGATGGGTGATCGCATCACCAAGACGATGCCGCCGGCCGTGATGGGCAAGGACATCCCGCTGTCCGGGATCTTCGACCCGGACCACAAGCGGTACGGCGAGGCCGGCGAGTTCCGTTCGCTCTACGAGTCGGATCCCGACGTCCGCAAGGTGGTCGACACCGCCAAGGGCCTGGAAGGGCTCAAGCGGCAGTGGGGGGTCCACGCGGCCGGGGTGATCCTGTCCGCCGAGCCGCTGCTCGACGTCATCCCCATCCAGCGCCGTGAGCAGGACGGCGCGATCATCACCCAGTTCGACATGGGCGCCTGCGAGTCCCTCGGCCTGCTGAAGATGGACTTCCTGGGCCTGCGCAACCTCACCGTGCTCGACGACTGCCTCTTCAACATCGCGCTCAACGGCGGCGAGCGGTTGGTTCTGGAGAAGCTCGAACTCACCGACCGCAAGGCCTACGAACTGCTGGCCCGCGGCGACACCCTCGGGGTGTTCCAGCTCGACGGCGGCCCCATGCGCTCGCTGCTGCGCTCGATGGTTCCCGACAGTTTCGAGGACATCTCCGCGGTGCTGGCGCTGTACCGGCCGGGGCCGATGGGCGCCAACGCCCACAACGACTACGCGGACCGCAAGAACGGCCGCAAGCCGGTGGTGCCGATCCACCCGGAGCTTGCCGAGCCGTTGGCCGAGATCCTCGGCGACACCTACGGTCTGATCGTCTACCAGGAACAGGTCATGGCGATCGCCCAGAAGCTCGCCGGGTACTCCCTCGGCGCGGCCGACCTGCTCCGCCGGGCGATGGGCAAGAAGAAGAAGGAGATCCTCGACAAGGAGTACATCCCCTTCTCCGGGGGCATGCGCGCCAACGGGTACTCCGAGGCGGCGATCAAGACCCTGTGGGACATCCTCGTCCCGTTCTCCGACTACGCCTTCAACAAGGCGCACACAGCCGGCTACGGCCTGGTCTCCTACTGGACCGCCTACCTGAAGGCGAACTACCCGGCCGAGTACATGGCCGGCCTGCTCACCAGCGTGCGCGACGACAAGGACAAGTCTGCGCTGTACCTGAACGAGTGCCGTCGGATGGGCATCAAGGTCCTCCCGCCGGACGTGAACTCCTCCGACGCCAACTTCACCCCGCGCGGCACGGACATCCTGTTCGGCCTCTCGGCGATCCGGAACGTCGGCGCGAACGTGGTCGCCGGGATCGTGGAGGCCCGCACCAAGGAGGGCCGGTTCACCGACTTCCAGGACTTCCTGCGCAAGGTGCCGGCCGGGGTGTGCAACAAGAAGACGATCGAGTCGCTGGTCAAGGGCGGGGCGTTCGACTCGCTCAACCACTCGCGTCGCGGCCTGATGCTGGTCCACGAGCGCGCGATCGACGCGATCATCGACGTGAAGCGCAACGAGGCAATCGGGCAGGATTCGTTGTTCGGCGCCTTCGACGACAGTTCGAACGCCGACACAGTTGACACGACGTTCGACGTCTCCATCCCCGAGGCGGAGTGGGAGAAGGCGGCGCTGCTGGCCTACGAGCGCGAGATGCTCGGGCTCTACGTGTCCGACCACCCCTTGCTGGGCATCGAGGCCGTGCTGGCTGCCGTGGCCGACTGCCCGATCGCGTCGCTCACCGAGGCTGAGGACCGGGCCGACGGCTCGATGATCGTCGTCGCCGGGCTGGTGACCGGGCTGCAACGCAAGCTGACGAAGCAGGGCAACGCGTGGGCGATCGCGACCGTGGAGGACCTGGGGGGTGCGATCGAGTGCATGTTCTTCCCGGCGGTCCACTCGCAGGTGGGTCAGTTGCTGGCCGAGGACACCGTGGTAGCGGTCAAGGGTCGGCTGGACCGGCGGGAGGACGTGCCGCGGATCGTCGCCGCGGAGCTCAGCCTGCCCGACGTGTCCCGCACGGCCTCGGGTCCGGTCTCGGTCCGGCTGCCCGCCGTACGGTGCACGCCGCCACTGGTCGAACGGCTGCGCGAGGTGCTGGCCAGCCACCCCGGCACGGTCGAGGTGCACCTGCATCTGGAGGCCAGCGCCCGGACGACCGTGATGCGGCTGGGAAATGGGCCGCGGGTCACGCCGTCCCCGGCCCTGATGGGCGACCTGAAGGCGTTGCTCGGCTCGTCCTGCCTGGGCTGA
- a CDS encoding LON peptidase substrate-binding domain-containing protein: protein MRERLPLFPLGTVLFPGLLLPLHVFESRYRTLVADLAPDGSPGGVFGVIAIRAGRESGADDPPALHPIGCATRIRDVESLPDGRFDLVTSGTRRFRLHEVDASGRYLVGAVEWLPEEPGDASPALCAAVGRAYGAYRDLLLAVAGQVPRMSGPLPADPVVLSYLVGAAMLLDVRDKQALLEADDAAERLRVVLRLLHRERGILDRIPSVPGTELLSGSTNPN, encoded by the coding sequence GTGCGCGAACGCCTCCCGCTGTTCCCGTTGGGGACGGTCCTGTTTCCCGGGTTGCTGCTGCCGCTGCACGTCTTCGAGTCCCGCTACCGCACGTTGGTGGCAGACCTGGCCCCGGACGGATCCCCCGGTGGGGTCTTCGGCGTGATAGCCATCCGGGCCGGCCGCGAGAGCGGGGCCGACGATCCGCCGGCCCTGCATCCGATCGGTTGCGCCACCCGGATCCGCGACGTGGAGTCGTTGCCCGACGGCCGCTTCGACCTGGTGACCTCGGGGACCCGACGGTTCCGGCTGCACGAGGTCGACGCCTCCGGGCGGTACCTGGTGGGCGCGGTCGAGTGGTTGCCCGAGGAGCCGGGCGACGCGTCCCCGGCCCTGTGCGCCGCAGTGGGCCGGGCCTACGGCGCCTACCGCGACCTGCTCCTGGCGGTGGCCGGACAGGTGCCCCGGATGTCCGGCCCGCTGCCGGCCGACCCGGTGGTGCTCTCCTACCTGGTGGGTGCCGCGATGCTGCTGGACGTGCGCGACAAGCAGGCCCTGCTCGAGGCTGACGACGCCGCCGAGCGACTACGCGTGGTGCTCCGCCTGCTCCACCGGGAGCGCGGAATCCTCGACCGGATCCCCTCCGTCCCCGGCACCGAGCTCCTCTCCGGCTCCACCAACCCCAACTGA